In one window of Drosophila mauritiana strain mau12 chromosome X, ASM438214v1, whole genome shotgun sequence DNA:
- the LOC117148064 gene encoding transcription factor btd, with translation MIDAACNYLNPYAQQHQAQQQHNAQQQQHAQQQQHHLHMQHAQHHLHLSHQQAQQQHMQHLTQQQQQQQQQQQQQQQQQQQQQQQQQQQQQHDFLSAATLLSAPPSLSGSSSGSSSGSSPLYGKPPMKLELPYPQASSTGTASPNSSIQSAPSSASVSPSIFPSPAQSFASISASPSTPTTTLAPPTTAAAGALAGSPTSSSPSSSAASAAAAAAAAAAAAADLGAAAVASAAYGWNTAYSGLGPPRSQFPYAQYASDYYGNAVGMSSSAAWFSHQERLYQPWSSQSYPGFNFDDIAFQTQLQRRSVRCTCPNCTNEMSGLPPIVGPDERGRKQHICHIPGCERLYGKASHLKTHLRWHTGERPFLCLTCGKRFSRSDELQRHGRTHTNYRPYACPICSKKFSRSDHLSKHKKTHFKDKKSKKVLAAEAKEQAAAAIKLEKKEKKSGKPLTPPVEFKQEQPDTTPLVNYAPYANLYQHSTSAGSSVNPPPPPPPLFQQQMTTTTSSASFVEQPWSSSSSRSIQPATTSASSSSSSSASSPASAVVSAIGSASSPAASATALAQHHYAALAMQSESQLAAEYGLTMSGLASGASQDSSSSCHMKSEYAAGYPADFGAGTASYGYPHPHPHHHNAWAAAYHPHATA, from the exons ATGATCGATGCGGCCTGCAATTACTTAAATCCCTATGCGCAACAGCAtcaggcgcagcagcagcacaacgcgcaacagcagcaacacgcgcaacagcagcaacatcatctGCACATGCAGCATGCGCAACATCATCTGCACTTGTCCCATCAGCAggcgcaacagcagcacaTGCAACACTTgacacagcaacagcagcagcaacaacaacagcagcagcagcaacagcagcagcagcagcagcaacagcaacagcaacagcaacagcagcaacatgactTCCTCAGCGCCGCCACCCTGCTGTCCGCCCCCCCATCCCTCTCCGGCTCGAGTTCCGGCTCCAGCTCCGGCAGTTCTCCGCTGTATGGAAAGCCGCCAATGAAGCTGGAACTGCCGTATCCACAGGCCTCATCCACGGGCACTGCATCGCCCAACTCCAGCATACAATCGGCGCCATCATCGGCCTCCGTGTCGCCCAGCATCTTCCCGTCACCTGCCCAGTCATTCGCCTCCATTTCGGCCAGTCCATCCACGCCCACCACGACCTTGGCGCCACCTACAACGGCGGCAGCGGGCGCCCTAGCGGGATCACCCACATCCTCCTCACCATCCTCGTCAGCTGCATCGgctgcagcggcggcggcagcagctgcggcggcagcagcggacCTTGGAGCAGCGGCggtcgccagtgccgcctaCGGCTGGAATACCGCCTACTCCGGATTGGGGCCACCGAG AAGTCAGTTCCCATATGCCCAGTACGCCTCCGATTACTACGGCAATGCGGTGGGCATGTCCTCCTCGGCCGCTTGGTTCTCGCATCAGGAGCGCCTCTATCAGCCATGGAGTTCACAGAGCTATCCGGGCTTCAACTTCGATGACATCGCCTTCCAGACGCAATTGCAACGCCGCTCCGTTCGCTGCACGTGCCCCAATTGCACCAACGAGATGAGCGGCCTGCCACCGATTGTGGGTCCGGATGAGCGCGGACGCAAGCAGCACATCTGCCACATTCCGGGCTGCGAACGGCTATACGGCAAGGCGTCGCATCTGAAGACCCACCTGCGCTGGCACACCGGCGAGCGGCCCTTCCTGTGCCTCACGTGCGGCAAGCGTTTCTCCCGATCGGATGAGCTCCAGCGGCACGGACGTACGCACACCAATTACCGCCCGTATGCCTGCCCCATTTGCTCCAAGAAGTTCTCGCGCAGCGATCACCTCAGCAAGCACAAGAAGACCCATTTCAAGGACAAGAAGAGCAAGAAGGTACTGGCCGCCGAGGCCAAGGAGCAGGCGGCTGCGGCGATAAAGCTGGAGAAGAAGGAGAAGAAGTCGGGTAAGCCACTGACGCCACCCGTGGAATTCAAGCAGGAGCAGCCGGATACGACACCGCTGGTCAACTATGCGCCCTATGCCAATCTCTACCAGCATTCCACATCCGCGGGATCGAGTGTGAATcctccgccgccaccgccgccgctcTTCCAGCAGCAGATGACAACGACAACATCGTCGGCCAGCTTTGTGGAGCAGCCCTggagcagtagcagcagccgTTCCATACAACCAGCCACTACCTCAGCCAGTTCATCCTCATCATCCAGCGCCAGTTCCCCAGCTTCAGCGGTCGTTTCTGCCATCGGATCTGCATCTTCCCCAGCCGCATCAGCCACGGCGCTGGCCCAGCATCATTATGCCGCGCTGGCCATGCAAAGTGAGTCCCAACTGGCGGCGGAGTATGGGCTAACCATGAGCGGATTGGCCAGCGGAGCTAGCCAGGATTCCAGCTCCAGTTGCCACATGAAGTCCGAGTATGCGGCCGGTTATCCGGCTGATTTTGGTGCGGGAACAGCCAGTTACGGCtatccgcatccacatccgcacCATCACAATGCGTGGGCAGCGGCCTATCATCCACATGCCACCGCCTAG